A part of Streptomyces sp. NBC_01497 genomic DNA contains:
- a CDS encoding SpoIIE family protein phosphatase produces MAGSSSFSFDARGLVTAVAAGEELLGAGLDDAVGRSALAAMRGLLEAGEANGSPVLQFDAWRSGEDTVISAVGSASSPGTARVQSAYMPSAFENAVAGLELYDTELTVLRSNPATLAIRGIPAGEVVDRNAAELDPTLPLSRLVEQAMEAERAGSANPVVVRDVRKGRNIYSVLTLPLHDGSAVVGAATIIHDITESVRSRDAERLLAATHKKVGTGLGVMETAQELASVATEDFADIVTVDLVEAVFQGDEPPLPPLSSTASLRRAAFVTAAGFTSLYAVGEPSHFAFPTPYSQALADTKPRLVDPEGSPSDWHMYDTARTGILRAARVHSMILAPLVQQGRILGLVCLYRSPRHPTAFDRHDLALAEQIAARAAIHVENARRYNRELTNATTLQRKLLPQGIPQMPAVRTAHFWRPGVHQTHWFEVLALPGARVGVAMGRIAQHGLRASVDIGRFRTAFGTLAQMDLAPDELLAHLDDVTHRIHQDDEASVETEADTGVEEACCMYAIYDPVEGGITIASADWPAPLVTAPDGTTAPIALPIGPRLGHHASYEVTRTTLEPHTLLTFYSASMLHPTRDDDALALLERAAAASAEDAQAACDNVVYALMDARSPDGGALLAAVVERLAPDDHVSWISPRDRAAVADSRARAREQLEAWHLDDHVFATELVVSELVTNVLSHATGNPRVRLIRGEKLTVEVSDDSTTSPHLRHARAQEEGGRGLLIAATLASRWGARYGEDGKTIWVEQELGQKTPG; encoded by the coding sequence GTGGCGGGCAGCAGTTCGTTCAGCTTCGATGCCCGCGGGCTGGTGACGGCCGTGGCCGCCGGCGAGGAACTCCTGGGGGCCGGCCTCGACGACGCCGTGGGACGGTCGGCGCTGGCCGCGATGCGGGGACTGCTGGAGGCGGGTGAGGCGAACGGTTCACCCGTTCTTCAGTTCGACGCCTGGCGGAGCGGCGAGGACACCGTGATCTCCGCGGTCGGATCGGCGTCCAGCCCCGGAACGGCTCGCGTGCAGAGCGCCTACATGCCGTCGGCGTTCGAGAACGCGGTCGCGGGCCTTGAGCTGTACGACACCGAACTCACCGTCCTGCGCAGCAACCCCGCGACCCTCGCCATCCGCGGGATACCGGCCGGCGAGGTCGTCGACCGGAACGCGGCGGAACTGGACCCGACGCTCCCGCTGAGTCGGCTGGTCGAACAGGCGATGGAGGCCGAGCGGGCCGGGAGTGCGAACCCGGTCGTGGTACGGGACGTCCGCAAAGGCCGGAACATCTACTCCGTACTGACTCTTCCCCTGCACGACGGCTCGGCCGTGGTCGGTGCCGCGACGATCATCCACGACATCACCGAGAGTGTCCGCTCCAGGGACGCGGAGCGACTGCTCGCGGCGACTCACAAGAAGGTGGGGACAGGGCTCGGAGTCATGGAGACGGCCCAGGAACTGGCCTCGGTCGCGACGGAGGACTTCGCCGACATCGTCACGGTAGATCTGGTGGAAGCCGTCTTCCAGGGCGATGAGCCGCCGCTTCCTCCCCTGAGCAGCACGGCCTCTCTGCGCCGGGCGGCGTTCGTCACCGCCGCCGGCTTCACGAGCCTGTACGCCGTCGGCGAGCCCAGTCACTTCGCGTTCCCCACCCCGTACAGCCAGGCGCTGGCGGACACGAAGCCGCGCCTGGTGGATCCGGAGGGCAGCCCGTCGGACTGGCACATGTACGACACCGCCAGGACCGGCATCCTGCGCGCCGCGCGCGTGCACTCGATGATCCTCGCCCCCCTGGTGCAGCAGGGGCGCATCCTCGGCCTGGTCTGCCTCTACCGCAGCCCGCGGCACCCCACCGCGTTCGACCGCCACGACCTGGCCCTTGCCGAGCAGATCGCCGCCCGAGCCGCCATCCACGTGGAGAACGCGCGCCGGTACAACCGGGAACTCACCAACGCCACGACCTTGCAGCGCAAACTGCTGCCCCAGGGCATCCCCCAGATGCCCGCCGTGCGCACGGCTCATTTCTGGCGACCGGGCGTCCACCAGACCCACTGGTTCGAGGTGCTCGCCCTGCCCGGCGCCCGGGTGGGCGTGGCCATGGGCCGGATCGCGCAGCACGGCCTGCGGGCCTCGGTGGACATAGGGCGCTTCCGGACGGCCTTCGGCACGCTGGCCCAGATGGACCTGGCGCCGGACGAACTGCTGGCTCACCTGGACGATGTCACCCACAGGATCCACCAGGACGACGAGGCGTCCGTGGAGACGGAAGCGGACACGGGCGTCGAGGAAGCCTGCTGCATGTACGCCATCTACGACCCCGTCGAGGGAGGCATCACGATCGCCTCCGCGGACTGGCCGGCGCCGCTCGTGACGGCTCCGGACGGCACCACGGCCCCCATCGCCCTCCCCATCGGGCCGCGGCTTGGCCATCACGCCAGTTACGAGGTGACCCGGACCACTCTGGAGCCGCACACGCTGCTGACGTTCTACTCGGCCTCAATGCTCCATCCGACGCGCGACGACGACGCCTTGGCCTTGTTGGAGCGAGCGGCCGCCGCGTCGGCTGAAGACGCGCAGGCGGCATGCGACAACGTCGTCTACGCGCTCATGGACGCTCGATCCCCCGACGGCGGTGCCCTCCTCGCCGCGGTGGTCGAACGGCTCGCCCCGGACGACCACGTGTCCTGGATCTCACCACGGGACCGCGCCGCCGTCGCGGACAGCAGGGCACGAGCGCGCGAGCAGTTGGAAGCGTGGCATCTGGACGACCACGTGTTCGCCACGGAGTTGGTCGTCAGCGAACTGGTGACGAACGTCCTCAGCCACGCCACAGGGAACCCGCGGGTCCGCCTCATCCGCGGCGAGAAACTGACAGTGGAGGTCTCCGACGATTCGACCACCTCCCCGCACCTGCGACACGCACGGGCGCAGGAGGAGGGCGGTCGAGGACTGCTCATCGCCGCCACTTTGGCCAGCCGGTGGGGCGCCCGTTACGGCGAGGACGGGAAGACGATCTGGGTCGAGCAGGAGCTGGGGCAGAAAACGCCGGGCTGA
- a CDS encoding alpha-amylase family glycosyl hydrolase, with product MNTHRNPPSWLSEAVLYQIYPASFADSDGDGVGDLPGALERLDYLDWLGVDTLWFSPCFASTFGDGGYDITDYLRIAPRYGTNEDADALIEAARSRGMRIMLDLVPGHTSHRHPWFVESADDPDDHRYIWSDRIATPVRSWIPNHAARGGYYLANFYPIQPALNFGYARMDSAEPWRQPVGAEGPQANRAAMREIMGHWFDRGVSGFRVDMAASLVKDDPALVETGRLWAEMREWIDRAHPDRILLSEWGDPKTAVPAGFHADFFLHFTGPALRSLWDNGTGSQGAWADGRPCYFDPDGRGTMSTFLDAWREADEAIDGAGHVALPTANHDFSRLTCGPRTRDMVAPAFAFQLTWPSLPVIYYGDEIGMRYVPGLPDKEGSQLDSEARQGSRTPMQWDESANAGFSAASPDELYLPVDPDESRPSVAAAQADDDSLVHHVRRLIALRKATPALGTGGSVRVLHRDYPFVYLRGERHLVVINGRRETATSPPPVSGALLRPLAVHGVDVTASGIRAAGFSYGIFELGPNTRLAP from the coding sequence GTGAACACACACCGAAACCCGCCGTCCTGGCTCTCCGAGGCCGTGCTGTACCAGATCTACCCGGCGAGTTTCGCCGACTCCGACGGCGACGGCGTCGGCGACCTCCCCGGGGCGCTGGAACGCCTCGACTACCTGGACTGGCTCGGCGTCGACACGCTCTGGTTCAGCCCCTGCTTCGCCTCCACCTTCGGTGACGGCGGCTATGACATCACCGACTATCTGCGCATCGCCCCCCGCTACGGGACCAACGAGGACGCCGACGCGCTCATCGAGGCCGCCCGCAGCCGCGGAATGCGGATCATGCTCGACCTCGTCCCCGGGCACACCTCCCACCGGCACCCCTGGTTCGTGGAGTCCGCCGATGATCCGGACGACCACCGCTACATCTGGTCCGACCGCATCGCCACGCCGGTGCGCAGCTGGATCCCCAACCACGCCGCGCGCGGCGGCTACTACCTGGCCAACTTCTATCCGATCCAGCCCGCCCTCAACTTCGGTTACGCCCGGATGGATTCGGCCGAGCCCTGGCGGCAGCCCGTGGGCGCGGAGGGTCCACAGGCCAACCGAGCCGCCATGCGCGAGATCATGGGGCACTGGTTCGACCGCGGCGTGTCGGGCTTCCGGGTCGACATGGCCGCCTCCCTCGTCAAGGACGACCCCGCGCTGGTCGAGACCGGCCGGCTCTGGGCTGAAATGCGGGAGTGGATCGACCGGGCCCACCCGGACCGGATCCTGCTGTCCGAATGGGGCGACCCGAAGACGGCCGTACCGGCGGGGTTCCACGCCGACTTCTTCCTCCACTTCACCGGACCCGCACTCCGGTCCCTCTGGGACAACGGCACCGGAAGCCAGGGGGCATGGGCGGACGGACGACCGTGCTACTTCGACCCCGACGGCCGGGGCACGATGAGCACCTTCCTGGACGCCTGGCGTGAGGCCGACGAGGCGATCGACGGAGCCGGCCATGTCGCCCTGCCCACCGCCAACCATGACTTCTCCCGCCTGACCTGCGGACCCCGCACCCGCGACATGGTCGCTCCCGCCTTCGCCTTCCAGCTCACCTGGCCGTCGCTCCCGGTCATCTACTACGGCGACGAGATCGGCATGCGCTACGTACCCGGGCTGCCGGACAAGGAAGGGAGCCAGCTCGACTCCGAGGCCCGCCAGGGTTCCCGCACGCCCATGCAGTGGGACGAATCCGCCAACGCCGGTTTCTCCGCCGCGAGTCCGGACGAGCTCTATCTGCCCGTCGACCCGGACGAGAGCCGTCCCTCGGTGGCCGCCGCCCAGGCCGATGACGACTCCCTCGTGCACCACGTCCGGCGGTTGATCGCGCTGCGCAAGGCGACGCCCGCCCTCGGAACCGGCGGCTCGGTGCGGGTGCTGCACCGCGACTATCCCTTCGTTTATCTCCGGGGCGAGCGGCACCTCGTGGTCATCAACGGGCGCCGCGAGACCGCGACTTCCCCCCCGCCCGTTTCCGGGGCCCTCCTCCGGCCGCTGGCCGTCCACGGAGTCGACGTGACGGCCTCCGGTATCCGGGCCGCGGGATTCTCCTACGGCATCTTCGAACTCGGCCCGAACACCCGGTTGGCGCCCTGA
- a CDS encoding family 1 glycosylhydrolase, with product MHAAVADGVRVEGYPRWSPLDNYEWASGFRPTFGLVAVDRRTFVRTPKPSLAWPGGVAQANGLDPRA from the coding sequence CTGCACGCGGCCGTCGCGGACGGAGTGCGGGTCGAGGGCTACCCGCGCTGGAGCCCACTGGACAACTACGAGTGGGCGTCCGGCTTCCGGCCCACCTTCGGCCTGGTCGCCGTGGACCGGAGGACCTTCGTACGCACACCGAAGCCGTCCCTCGCCTGGCCGGGCGGCGTCGCACAGGCCAACGGCCTGGACCCGCGGGCCTGA
- a CDS encoding ABC transporter ATP-binding protein: MKAARKQEPGTGGISQAERELYGGRLRWDKSFVRHEVALTRMGFAQMAAALPRMSGSVLRIGWEVDRRALAGVVAAQLGQGVTSAWGLVAVNGVLARLFAAGPTADKLREALPSLVWLAVVSVGSALLAAWSMSMSGRLEPQVERAVSARYYEAVTRVEVEATEQPEVQRVLEAGKFGTDSARNMLRLSVGVGQVLIGMVAAAVVLASLHPLLLPMLLAIALPKGWGAVRSARREYTSRLSWVDHRRAISSLLAYLTRPHAAGEIRAHAAGAKLLAGYGEMSRQTEAEQRRLARAQAQTDLVAGVFSGLASVACYGLLWWLLSSGGLPLAVAGTAVIAIRNSTARLSSLVQQVNRLYEEMLFLTDTKDATELAARHAIPRTGTSLPAHVSGVHVEDVTFSYPGASSPSLKGVSLSVRRGEVTALVGANGSGKTTLTRILAGLLLPTEGNVWWTGAPGERVELREADRQQVFDHVGLLAQDFPHWEMTAATNVAIGLGDRPRDMDRVTEAAQAADVRDLVEGLPHGWDSIVFKGYERGVQLSGGQWQKLGTARSRYRNAPFFLVDEPTSALDPHAEIAAFQGLWSLAERGHAVVLVTHRLAATAKADHIYVLDQGLLAEAGSHDELMSREGGVYREMYTAQAAQYGLSPSAAGPLPSPREATDRQEEIL, from the coding sequence ATGAAGGCGGCCAGGAAGCAGGAGCCGGGGACCGGTGGGATCTCCCAGGCGGAACGGGAGCTCTATGGCGGCCGGCTGCGGTGGGACAAGAGCTTCGTGCGACATGAAGTCGCGTTGACACGCATGGGGTTCGCGCAGATGGCGGCGGCCCTGCCTCGTATGTCGGGGAGCGTGCTGCGGATCGGGTGGGAGGTCGATCGGCGGGCGCTGGCCGGCGTTGTGGCGGCCCAGCTCGGGCAGGGTGTGACATCCGCGTGGGGGCTGGTCGCGGTCAACGGCGTTCTCGCGCGGTTGTTCGCCGCCGGCCCGACTGCTGACAAGCTGCGCGAAGCCTTGCCGTCGCTGGTGTGGCTGGCGGTGGTATCGGTGGGTTCGGCTCTGCTGGCCGCGTGGTCGATGTCGATGTCCGGGCGGCTGGAGCCGCAGGTGGAGCGGGCGGTATCCGCCCGCTACTACGAGGCGGTCACCCGGGTCGAGGTGGAGGCGACCGAACAGCCGGAGGTCCAGCGGGTGCTGGAGGCCGGCAAGTTCGGCACGGATTCCGCCCGCAACATGTTGCGGCTGTCCGTGGGCGTGGGTCAGGTCCTGATCGGCATGGTCGCGGCCGCTGTCGTGCTGGCTTCCCTGCACCCCCTCTTGCTGCCGATGCTGCTGGCCATCGCGCTGCCCAAGGGCTGGGGAGCGGTGCGTTCCGCTCGCCGCGAGTACACGTCCCGTCTGAGTTGGGTCGATCACCGGCGGGCGATCTCCTCGCTGCTGGCCTACCTGACGCGTCCGCACGCCGCAGGGGAGATCCGCGCGCACGCGGCCGGGGCGAAACTGCTGGCCGGCTACGGAGAGATGTCCCGGCAGACGGAAGCGGAGCAGCGTCGCCTGGCACGGGCGCAGGCCCAGACCGACCTGGTCGCCGGGGTCTTCTCCGGGCTGGCGTCCGTGGCGTGTTACGGGCTGCTGTGGTGGCTGCTGAGCAGTGGGGGCCTGCCCCTGGCCGTCGCCGGGACCGCGGTCATCGCCATCCGCAATTCCACCGCACGGCTGTCGTCGCTGGTGCAGCAGGTCAATCGGCTGTACGAGGAGATGCTGTTCCTCACCGACACGAAGGACGCCACCGAGTTGGCCGCCCGGCACGCCATCCCCCGCACCGGCACGTCTCTCCCGGCCCACGTGTCGGGCGTGCACGTGGAGGATGTGACGTTCTCCTACCCGGGCGCCTCGTCGCCCTCGCTGAAGGGCGTGAGCCTCTCGGTGCGCCGAGGCGAGGTGACGGCCCTGGTCGGCGCGAACGGCTCAGGCAAGACCACACTGACCCGGATCCTGGCAGGGCTGCTGCTGCCCACCGAGGGGAACGTGTGGTGGACGGGGGCGCCCGGGGAGAGGGTGGAGTTGCGTGAGGCGGACCGGCAGCAGGTGTTCGACCACGTGGGCCTCCTCGCGCAGGACTTTCCGCACTGGGAGATGACCGCGGCGACGAACGTCGCCATCGGCCTCGGTGATCGCCCGCGCGACATGGACCGTGTCACCGAGGCCGCGCAGGCAGCCGACGTGCGTGACCTCGTCGAGGGCCTTCCGCACGGATGGGACTCCATCGTCTTCAAGGGCTACGAGAGGGGGGTCCAGCTCTCCGGAGGACAGTGGCAGAAGCTGGGCACGGCCAGAAGCCGGTACCGCAACGCACCGTTCTTCCTGGTCGACGAGCCGACATCGGCCCTCGATCCGCACGCGGAGATCGCCGCCTTCCAAGGCCTGTGGTCACTGGCCGAGCGCGGTCACGCGGTCGTGCTGGTCACGCACCGGCTGGCCGCCACCGCGAAAGCCGACCACATCTACGTCCTGGACCAGGGCCTCCTCGCGGAGGCAGGCAGCCACGACGAGCTCATGAGCCGCGAGGGCGGCGTCTACCGGGAGATGTACACAGCCCAGGCCGCCCAGTACGGCCTCTCCCCGTCGGCAGCCGGCCCTCTGCCCTCACCGAGGGAAGCCACCGACCGGCAGGAGGAGATCCTGTGA
- a CDS encoding S8 family serine peptidase, with the protein MAAVSVTLFGPGIQSGIAAPSPEAGTASSPRASDSGESPARLHAEVGAGTLLEKHGVHPVCPQCDAEIVTEKAGGSAPLSSSAPAGYGPGDLSAAYSLPATSTSTATIAIIDAGVDATLKHDLATYRSTFGLPACSVASGCLTLKNYTGGAQPAPQSSAQGAAAEEAVAEETSLDLDVASASCPSCRLLEISVPWQDSQDNNDVTTRDFAKAVNLAVSDGASAVSVSYGFSADVTNTHGYDLSAFTHKGVAITASAGDIGFNGGIHQSWPSDLPSVISVGGVTLPDSGSPSAWTLGGSGCETDFPAATGQPAAVTAACGHHRSATDVSADADPSTGVAVFDTDAPGSGVPDRWIIAGGTSASAPYIAGLFARADHLAPVNGPMSLYSAPAADFEDVTTGNNEIYHACADYTGISASVCNAGPGWDGPTGLGIPDGLGAFS; encoded by the coding sequence ATGGCAGCTGTCTCTGTGACGCTGTTCGGGCCGGGCATCCAGTCCGGGATCGCCGCCCCCTCCCCCGAAGCCGGGACCGCGTCCTCCCCCCGGGCGTCCGACAGCGGCGAGTCACCTGCCCGGCTCCACGCCGAGGTGGGCGCGGGAACTCTGCTCGAAAAGCACGGTGTCCATCCGGTCTGCCCTCAGTGCGACGCCGAGATCGTCACCGAGAAAGCCGGAGGCTCCGCCCCGCTGAGTTCCTCCGCACCGGCCGGCTACGGGCCCGGGGACCTGAGCGCCGCCTACAGCCTGCCTGCCACTTCGACCAGCACCGCGACCATCGCCATCATTGACGCAGGCGTCGACGCCACACTCAAGCACGACCTCGCCACGTACCGTTCGACATTCGGCCTGCCTGCTTGTTCGGTGGCGTCAGGCTGCCTCACACTGAAGAACTACACCGGCGGCGCCCAGCCGGCCCCGCAGTCCTCCGCCCAGGGTGCCGCGGCGGAGGAGGCGGTCGCCGAGGAGACCTCGCTCGACCTGGACGTGGCCTCCGCGTCCTGCCCGTCCTGCCGTCTGCTGGAGATCTCCGTCCCCTGGCAGGACTCCCAGGACAACAACGACGTCACGACACGCGACTTCGCCAAAGCCGTGAACCTCGCGGTGTCCGACGGCGCGTCGGCCGTCTCCGTCAGCTACGGCTTTTCGGCGGACGTGACGAACACCCATGGCTACGACCTGTCCGCCTTCACGCACAAGGGCGTCGCGATCACCGCATCGGCCGGCGACATCGGCTTCAACGGCGGTATCCATCAGTCCTGGCCGTCCGATCTGCCCTCGGTGATCAGCGTCGGCGGTGTGACCCTGCCCGACTCGGGCTCGCCGTCGGCGTGGACCCTCGGTGGCAGCGGGTGCGAGACGGACTTTCCGGCCGCCACAGGCCAGCCCGCCGCGGTGACGGCCGCCTGCGGCCACCACCGCTCGGCCACCGACGTCTCGGCGGACGCCGACCCTTCGACGGGCGTCGCCGTCTTCGACACCGACGCACCCGGCTCGGGCGTGCCCGACCGCTGGATCATCGCCGGTGGCACCAGCGCCTCCGCGCCGTACATCGCCGGTCTGTTCGCCCGGGCGGACCACCTGGCCCCGGTCAACGGTCCGATGTCGCTGTACAGCGCCCCGGCGGCCGACTTCGAGGACGTCACCACCGGCAACAACGAGATCTACCACGCGTGTGCCGACTACACGGGCATCAGCGCTTCCGTGTGCAACGCGGGGCCGGGCTGGGACGGCCCCACCGGGCTCGGCATACCCGACGGTCTCGGCGCTTTCAGTTAG